In Gracilimonas sp., a single window of DNA contains:
- the yihA gene encoding ribosome biogenesis GTP-binding protein YihA/YsxC yields the protein MFNAQPKFITSATKLEECPPAGLPEVCFAGRSNVGKSSLINALLNKKNIARTSNVPGKTQQMNYYQVGEECFFVDLPGYGYAKVPKKERERWGKNIREYLLDRESLRLILQVVDVRHDPSQLDEDFFYWMGMNEKPFAVVLSKADKISKNKVNQSKAQVRRIMKEMNIEVPILPYSASSRDGIDEIKALIAEFISSS from the coding sequence ATGTTTAATGCCCAGCCGAAGTTTATCACCAGTGCAACAAAACTTGAAGAATGCCCTCCCGCCGGTTTGCCGGAAGTTTGTTTTGCCGGAAGATCTAATGTTGGGAAGTCTTCTTTAATAAATGCGTTGTTGAATAAGAAAAATATTGCTCGTACATCAAACGTGCCGGGTAAAACGCAGCAGATGAACTATTATCAGGTGGGGGAAGAATGTTTTTTTGTTGACCTGCCCGGTTATGGATATGCAAAGGTTCCTAAAAAAGAACGCGAACGCTGGGGAAAGAATATCCGTGAATACCTCCTGGACAGAGAGTCGCTTAGGCTGATCTTGCAGGTCGTGGATGTACGGCATGATCCCAGTCAACTAGATGAGGATTTCTTCTATTGGATGGGGATGAATGAAAAACCTTTTGCCGTTGTGCTTTCCAAAGCTGATAAGATTTCAAAGAATAAAGTAAATCAATCGAAGGCTCAGGTCCGGCGAATTATGAAGGAAATGAATATAGAAGTCCCGATTCTGCCATATTCAGCCAGCTCCCGGGATGGGATTGATGAGATTAAAGCTCTAATTGCTGAATTTATATCTTCTTCTTAA
- a CDS encoding pyridoxal-dependent decarboxylase: MTKAQITSLAKEAKSLEPDSEERSLLLSKSLNYSNHFLQSLDAQKAYQKFDKTVNKLLDEPLTDAPSNVEKVISDIEHKIVPPGLNPASGAHFGYIPGGGLFSSAVGDYLTAITNRYAGVYFSSPGAVALETKLINWMAELIGYDGKAGGYLSSGGSMANLTAIVTARENAKIGSQDISRTVVYLTEQTHHCVDRALMIAGMKDCAKRYINLDDKSRMKSPELKKTIQKDKEKGLIPWMIVASAGTTDTGAIDALKEIGEISSEENLWYHVDAAYGGFFLLTEEGKQKLKGINLADSVVLDPHKGLFLPYGSGALVVKDVEKLAKAHRYDAHYMQDTKIDAGMYSPAELSPELSKHFRGLRMWMPLKLHGIKAFRSALQEKLLLTRYTWQKLDQMKDIEVGAEPDLTVFTFRWAPDGVADLDEMNKKLHKAIVNDGRVFLSTTRIENEFRFRFVVLSVRSHLKEIELFLTVLREIITKTEQNISELSN; the protein is encoded by the coding sequence ATGACGAAAGCACAGATTACTTCATTAGCTAAAGAAGCCAAGAGCTTGGAACCGGATTCCGAAGAACGATCTCTTCTTCTGAGCAAGTCATTGAATTATTCAAATCATTTTCTCCAGTCACTGGATGCTCAAAAAGCTTATCAAAAGTTTGATAAAACTGTAAACAAACTGCTTGATGAACCTCTTACCGATGCTCCGTCGAACGTAGAGAAGGTAATATCAGACATCGAACATAAGATTGTGCCACCGGGGCTTAATCCAGCTTCAGGAGCACACTTTGGCTATATACCCGGCGGAGGGCTGTTCAGCAGTGCGGTTGGAGACTATCTAACTGCAATTACAAACAGATATGCGGGCGTTTATTTTTCATCCCCCGGGGCTGTTGCACTTGAAACTAAGCTCATCAATTGGATGGCAGAACTCATTGGTTATGACGGAAAGGCCGGAGGATATCTGTCTTCGGGAGGCAGCATGGCGAACCTGACGGCTATAGTAACAGCAAGAGAAAATGCCAAAATCGGATCACAGGATATTTCCAGAACCGTCGTCTATTTGACTGAACAAACCCATCATTGTGTGGATCGGGCGCTTATGATAGCCGGGATGAAAGATTGTGCGAAGCGATATATAAACCTCGATGATAAATCCCGGATGAAAAGCCCAGAACTGAAAAAGACTATTCAGAAAGATAAGGAAAAGGGTTTAATTCCATGGATGATTGTGGCTTCGGCAGGCACAACAGATACTGGTGCGATAGATGCCCTGAAAGAGATAGGTGAAATTTCTTCCGAAGAAAATCTGTGGTATCATGTAGATGCAGCTTATGGCGGCTTTTTCTTACTCACAGAAGAAGGGAAACAAAAATTAAAGGGAATAAATCTGGCAGACTCGGTGGTCCTCGATCCTCACAAAGGACTGTTTTTACCATATGGCTCGGGAGCACTGGTTGTAAAAGATGTAGAAAAGCTTGCCAAAGCACACCGTTATGATGCCCATTACATGCAGGACACTAAAATAGATGCAGGCATGTATTCTCCGGCAGAACTTTCCCCCGAACTAAGTAAACATTTCAGGGGGCTTCGAATGTGGATGCCACTCAAACTACACGGGATAAAAGCATTCCGCAGTGCCTTGCAAGAAAAGCTGCTGTTGACTCGTTATACCTGGCAAAAGCTTGATCAAATGAAAGATATTGAGGTTGGTGCCGAACCCGATTTAACTGTATTTACGTTTCGATGGGCTCCGGATGGTGTAGCTGACTTGGATGAAATGAACAAAAAACTGCACAAAGCGATCGTTAATGACGGGCGAGTATTTCTATCTACTACCCGCATCGAAAATGAATTTCGCTTTCGATTTGTGGTGCTCTCCGTGAGAAGTCATTTGAAAGAAATAGAATTATTTCTGACTGTGCTAAGGGAAATTATCACCAAGACTGAACAAAACATCTCTGAACTCTCCAATTAA
- a CDS encoding RuBisCO large subunit C-terminal-like domain-containing protein: METFTVRYLVTCYEDEKIDEKLRWICLEQSVELPEDVVSRKILDKVAGTVTEVSSFSPGRYEAVIEWPLDNAGNDLTQFLNILYGNISLKRGIKIISVDWGNLNSLFKGAKFGIEGIREAFGIRKRPMACGVLKPMGFSANELAAQACEFALGGIDMIKDDHGLTNQPYAPFEERVSKVVKVLGQAVNETGNLTRYFPNITTSGSRLMEHYELAADLGADGVLVCPHLSGYEAMHELAQSKLDLPIIAHPAFSGTLVTDPEHGFTPAFLYGELYRAFGADFAVYPNTGGRFSFTPKECHELNEAARNMEKSFKPIFPMPGGGMKRETIPQWMREYGEDTVFLLGANMLQHPEGIRKAAEELQEILEG; the protein is encoded by the coding sequence ATGGAAACCTTTACCGTACGCTACCTTGTAACTTGCTATGAGGATGAAAAGATCGATGAAAAACTTCGGTGGATTTGTCTGGAACAGAGTGTGGAGTTACCTGAAGACGTGGTATCTCGCAAAATTTTAGATAAGGTGGCCGGGACAGTAACAGAAGTAAGTAGCTTTAGCCCCGGACGGTATGAGGCGGTTATTGAGTGGCCTTTGGATAATGCGGGAAATGATCTCACACAATTTTTGAATATTCTTTACGGAAATATCTCCTTGAAAAGAGGTATAAAAATTATATCCGTGGATTGGGGTAATTTGAACAGTTTATTTAAGGGAGCAAAGTTTGGCATTGAGGGAATCCGGGAAGCATTTGGAATCCGTAAACGGCCAATGGCGTGTGGGGTACTAAAGCCTATGGGGTTTTCTGCTAATGAACTTGCAGCACAAGCTTGTGAATTTGCCTTGGGCGGAATTGATATGATTAAAGATGACCACGGCTTGACAAACCAACCCTATGCTCCATTTGAGGAGCGGGTTTCAAAGGTGGTTAAAGTATTGGGACAAGCCGTAAATGAAACCGGAAATCTCACCCGTTATTTTCCCAACATTACAACTTCTGGTTCCAGGTTGATGGAGCATTACGAGCTTGCTGCTGATTTAGGAGCTGACGGGGTTTTGGTTTGCCCACATCTTTCCGGATATGAAGCCATGCACGAATTGGCACAATCCAAGCTGGATTTGCCCATCATAGCTCATCCGGCATTTTCGGGAACCCTGGTTACTGATCCGGAGCATGGCTTTACTCCTGCTTTTTTATATGGGGAATTGTATCGAGCCTTTGGTGCAGATTTCGCCGTTTATCCAAATACCGGCGGGCGATTTTCTTTTACCCCAAAAGAATGTCATGAACTGAATGAAGCAGCGAGAAACATGGAAAAATCATTTAAGCCAATATTTCCAATGCCGGGTGGGGGAATGAAACGAGAAACTATTCCTCAATGGATGAGGGAATATGGAGAGGATACGGTTTTTTTATTGGGTGCAAACATGCTTCAGCACCCGGAAGGAATTCGGAAAGCTGCTGAAGAATTACAAGAAATTTTAGAGGGATAA
- a CDS encoding OsmC family protein: MPTKKAEAVWKGDLKSGKGTMKLESGSYEGAYSFATRFEDKAGSNPEELIGAAHAGCFSMAFSNELDKAGFTPNSVETHAEVTIDGGAGAITTIKLITKGDVPNIGNDKFQEIAQAAKKGCPVSKALTGVDILLEATLDN; this comes from the coding sequence ATGCCTACAAAAAAAGCAGAAGCCGTCTGGAAAGGAGATTTGAAATCAGGGAAAGGAACTATGAAGCTGGAAAGCGGTTCCTACGAAGGAGCGTACAGTTTTGCTACCCGGTTTGAGGATAAAGCCGGCTCAAACCCCGAAGAACTTATAGGCGCGGCCCATGCCGGTTGTTTCTCCATGGCATTTTCCAACGAATTGGATAAGGCCGGTTTCACCCCAAATTCTGTTGAAACTCATGCTGAGGTAACTATTGACGGGGGAGCAGGTGCCATTACCACCATCAAACTGATTACCAAAGGGGATGTACCGAATATCGGTAACGATAAGTTCCAGGAAATAGCACAAGCGGCCAAAAAAGGCTGCCCGGTTTCAAAAGCATTGACCGGGGTGGATATCCTGCTGGAAGCCACACTCGATAATTAA
- the purF gene encoding amidophosphoribosyltransferase: protein MSDKPREYCGIYGIYNHPEAAIHTYYGLHALQHRGQESAGIVTSYFDDEKERYAMPAYKDFGLVLNVFSKSKVFKKILNGKNAIGHNRYSTSGSSKNPANIQPFRVHYRNGNLAIGHNGNLSNAKQIRERFRKEGVLFQSTSDTELILHLISHSLYEDQMDQIMDALRQIEGAYCLVILTDDKLIAVRDPNGFRPLALGKVDGAFCVASETCAFDINNAEYIRDVEPGEVVVIDKEAAEKGEPKSYFIPPTKGTGTSQCIFEYVYFSRPDSMIFGEMVDKIRRNLGKRLAKEHPLSEIIENDTTGKRPVVISVPDSSNTAALGYATESQKLGHDCQYDMGLIRNHYVGRTFISPGQKSREQKVRTKFNPVRGVLEGRPVIIVDDSIVRGTTSRYLVDMIRDCNPSEVHFLVSSPPIISPCFYGMDFPSPDELIANKFDRDIEKMAKEIGVDSLRYLSPDGLVGAVKEANPSGHDYCTACFTGDYPVPVNFGIEKEANELI from the coding sequence ATGAGCGATAAGCCTCGCGAATATTGTGGAATTTACGGTATCTATAATCACCCGGAAGCGGCCATTCATACCTACTATGGATTGCATGCCTTGCAGCATCGTGGGCAAGAGTCAGCCGGTATCGTCACTTCGTATTTTGACGATGAAAAAGAACGGTATGCCATGCCGGCCTATAAAGATTTCGGCTTGGTGTTAAATGTATTTAGCAAGTCTAAAGTTTTTAAGAAGATTTTGAATGGTAAAAATGCTATTGGTCATAACCGTTATTCAACTTCAGGATCGTCCAAAAATCCTGCTAATATTCAACCGTTCAGAGTACATTATAGAAATGGGAATCTGGCCATCGGGCACAATGGGAACCTCTCTAATGCCAAACAAATTCGGGAACGCTTCAGGAAAGAAGGGGTTCTTTTTCAAAGTACTTCTGATACGGAACTTATTCTCCACTTGATTTCTCACAGTTTATATGAAGATCAGATGGATCAAATTATGGACGCACTTCGTCAAATTGAGGGGGCGTACTGTTTAGTGATTTTGACCGATGATAAACTTATAGCTGTGCGTGATCCCAATGGATTTCGCCCGTTGGCACTGGGTAAAGTAGATGGGGCTTTCTGTGTTGCCAGCGAAACATGTGCTTTCGATATTAACAATGCGGAATATATTCGTGATGTGGAGCCCGGAGAAGTAGTTGTTATTGATAAAGAAGCAGCTGAAAAAGGAGAACCTAAATCATATTTTATTCCGCCAACAAAAGGAACGGGAACCAGTCAGTGTATTTTTGAATATGTATATTTTTCCCGGCCTGATAGTATGATTTTTGGGGAAATGGTGGATAAGATCCGTCGCAACTTGGGTAAGCGGTTGGCAAAAGAACATCCTTTAAGTGAAATCATTGAAAATGATACCACAGGAAAACGCCCGGTGGTAATTTCGGTTCCCGATTCCAGTAATACTGCTGCATTAGGTTATGCCACGGAAAGCCAAAAACTGGGGCACGATTGCCAATATGATATGGGGCTCATCCGAAATCATTATGTAGGCAGGACTTTCATATCGCCGGGGCAAAAATCACGGGAGCAAAAAGTAAGAACCAAGTTCAATCCGGTGCGTGGAGTGCTGGAAGGCCGGCCGGTTATAATAGTGGATGATTCAATTGTACGGGGAACTACATCCCGTTATTTAGTAGATATGATTCGGGATTGTAATCCGTCTGAAGTACATTTTCTGGTAAGTTCACCGCCAATTATAAGTCCTTGCTTTTACGGAATGGATTTCCCAAGTCCGGATGAATTAATTGCTAACAAGTTTGACCGGGATATCGAAAAAATGGCCAAGGAAATTGGTGTGGACAGTTTAAGATATCTTTCTCCTGATGGATTGGTAGGTGCCGTTAAAGAGGCGAATCCATCCGGTCATGATTATTGTACTGCGTGTTTTACCGGAGATTATCCCGTACCGGTGAATTTTGGGATAGAGAAAGAAGCAAATGAGCTTATTTAA
- a CDS encoding tetratricopeptide repeat protein: MDPDLIIVRFKKVLAAAVIGVSFFGGGWASATPYLDSSFGLLKSDTTLVNELLEKGDRAILAGDLSLAEEYINRADSIAKKIGFSKGQEMSIGLLAEVYINRQETELAVSLLNEAIERFPESEKMVQYHNLLGRAYDMEEKPLKAIASFQTAIEFTERLPQNEKERLRIGLTQNLAVIYNNLGQRNKAFKNYLSTIEYAEATGDTLMLAVVYNNVGKAYNDYEEYGRAVYYLERSLDFAQAKNAKADIYRAHLNLANTLSNMERYEEALNHYEVAERLFFELRPNSPPAIILHNRGATLAKMGQYENAEELLKQSLAMSEAGGITEGMYYNHYVLGNMYMEQQRSEEAIRHLEAAEELAVRSLNTDLVITSRENLYKAYAQANRYEDAFTTLNTHKAYSDSLTDIEKEKELAKLENQLELNRQNEVNRLLQEKQSQQESKLQFQFILIVAAMLIIVLIVVILFIMRKTAREKEEILTQVRAQKEELEQLNRDKDKLFAIIAHDLRTPLSSMQGVLYLFKEKALSEEEMEKVVQELEISVQKNVDVMEDLLVWAKEQLSGVKMDFGPVQLQPLVKDIISSQKILADKKGISIIQNIEEGATLKADSNALQLVIRNLLLNGIKYTNQGGSIEIGTQETREKVIIYIKDTGIGIPKEAFDKIFDSKSWTREGTNKEKGSGFGLSLSKEFVERMNGKIWFESEEGIGTTFFIELPTNS; encoded by the coding sequence ATGGATCCAGATTTGATTATAGTACGATTTAAAAAGGTTTTAGCCGCTGCAGTTATTGGAGTATCATTTTTTGGAGGAGGATGGGCTTCAGCTACCCCTTATTTAGATTCGTCATTTGGTTTGCTTAAAAGTGACACCACGCTGGTAAATGAATTATTGGAAAAAGGAGATAGGGCTATTCTTGCCGGGGATTTGAGTTTAGCCGAGGAGTATATTAATCGTGCGGACAGTATTGCAAAAAAAATCGGGTTTTCTAAAGGGCAGGAAATGTCTATTGGTCTTTTAGCTGAAGTATATATAAATCGGCAAGAAACCGAACTTGCCGTTTCGCTGCTCAATGAAGCAATTGAAAGATTCCCTGAAAGTGAGAAGATGGTCCAATATCATAACTTATTGGGAAGGGCCTATGATATGGAGGAAAAGCCTTTAAAGGCTATTGCAAGCTTTCAGACAGCTATTGAATTTACCGAACGGCTTCCACAGAATGAGAAAGAGCGATTAAGAATAGGCTTGACTCAAAATTTGGCTGTTATTTATAACAATTTGGGTCAACGTAACAAGGCATTTAAGAACTATTTATCTACAATTGAGTATGCTGAGGCAACCGGAGATACGTTGATGCTTGCCGTAGTGTATAATAATGTTGGCAAAGCATATAACGACTACGAGGAATATGGAAGGGCAGTGTATTATTTGGAAAGATCTCTGGATTTCGCTCAAGCCAAAAACGCCAAAGCCGATATTTACAGGGCTCACTTGAATCTTGCAAATACACTAAGCAACATGGAGCGGTATGAAGAAGCTTTGAATCATTATGAGGTAGCCGAAAGGTTATTTTTTGAACTTCGTCCTAATTCTCCGCCCGCCATTATTCTTCATAACCGTGGGGCGACGCTGGCTAAAATGGGGCAGTATGAAAATGCGGAAGAATTGTTGAAACAATCTTTAGCAATGAGCGAAGCCGGCGGGATCACTGAGGGAATGTACTATAATCATTATGTGCTCGGAAATATGTATATGGAGCAGCAGCGAAGTGAGGAGGCTATCCGTCATTTGGAGGCTGCTGAGGAACTTGCCGTTCGATCTTTAAATACGGACTTGGTAATTACTTCAAGGGAGAATCTTTACAAAGCCTACGCTCAGGCCAATAGATATGAAGATGCGTTTACTACATTGAATACGCATAAAGCTTACTCAGACAGTTTAACCGATATCGAAAAAGAAAAAGAGTTGGCCAAACTTGAAAATCAGTTGGAATTAAACCGGCAGAATGAAGTGAATCGGCTTTTACAGGAAAAGCAAAGCCAGCAAGAAAGCAAATTACAATTTCAATTTATTTTGATTGTTGCAGCAATGCTTATCATTGTATTGATAGTTGTAATATTGTTTATAATGCGAAAAACAGCTCGAGAAAAAGAGGAAATTCTTACGCAGGTAAGAGCTCAAAAAGAGGAGTTGGAGCAGCTAAACAGGGACAAAGATAAATTGTTTGCCATCATAGCTCACGACCTGCGCACTCCACTTAGTTCTATGCAAGGAGTACTTTATTTGTTTAAAGAAAAAGCGTTGTCTGAAGAGGAAATGGAAAAAGTGGTTCAGGAACTGGAAATTTCAGTTCAGAAAAATGTAGATGTCATGGAAGATCTGCTGGTTTGGGCTAAAGAGCAACTTTCCGGGGTAAAAATGGATTTTGGTCCGGTTCAATTACAACCGTTAGTTAAAGATATAATTTCATCTCAAAAAATATTGGCAGATAAGAAAGGGATATCGATTATTCAAAATATTGAAGAGGGTGCAACTTTAAAAGCAGATTCAAATGCTTTGCAATTGGTAATCAGGAATTTGCTTTTAAATGGAATAAAATACACGAATCAGGGGGGTAGTATTGAAATTGGCACTCAGGAAACAAGAGAAAAAGTCATTATTTATATAAAGGATACCGGTATTGGAATTCCTAAGGAAGCTTTTGATAAGATTTTTGATAGCAAATCATGGACGCGAGAAGGTACTAACAAGGAAAAGGGAAGTGGCTTTGGTCTCAGCTTAAGTAAAGAATTTGTGGAGAGGATGAATGGGAAAATCTGGTTTGAAAGTGAAGAAGGAATTGGGACAACCTTTTTTATTGAATTACCTACAAATAGTTGA
- the mnmD gene encoding tRNA (5-methylaminomethyl-2-thiouridine)(34)-methyltransferase MnmD: MSPKIHPTKDGSSTLYSEQFSQYYHNPNGAATESLHVFFESSGLNEYLETATSLTILEIGFGTGLNFLLLLDILKQRGSKIPVKFYSIEAFPVSAETADEFDFSGHINHQELNDVLPDIFKNLQPGINHKKPVGEVDAELNLFIGKFEAFKPDELQADFIFHDPFSPEVNEELWTDEVFKKLRTFSKPTTVLATYCAASKARGAMCASNWHVARATGALGKREMTLASPSKEKLKQFKRVDEKRLKNRYLNNDF, from the coding sequence ATGTCTCCTAAGATACACCCAACCAAAGACGGCTCTTCTACACTGTATTCTGAACAATTCAGTCAATATTATCACAACCCAAATGGAGCGGCTACCGAAAGTTTACATGTATTTTTTGAGTCCTCCGGATTAAATGAATACCTGGAAACTGCCACCTCCCTGACGATTCTGGAAATAGGTTTTGGAACAGGATTAAACTTTCTGTTGCTGCTGGATATCTTGAAACAGCGCGGCTCCAAAATCCCCGTCAAATTTTATTCTATTGAAGCTTTTCCGGTGAGCGCTGAAACTGCTGACGAATTTGACTTTTCCGGCCACATTAATCATCAAGAATTGAATGATGTTTTACCTGATATTTTTAAGAATTTGCAGCCCGGTATAAATCACAAAAAGCCGGTGGGTGAAGTAGATGCAGAGCTGAATTTGTTTATAGGAAAATTTGAAGCTTTTAAACCCGATGAACTACAGGCAGATTTCATCTTTCATGATCCCTTTTCACCGGAGGTAAATGAAGAGCTTTGGACCGATGAAGTTTTTAAAAAGCTGCGGACTTTTTCAAAACCTACAACAGTATTGGCAACGTACTGTGCGGCCTCGAAAGCGCGCGGAGCCATGTGTGCCTCAAACTGGCATGTTGCCAGGGCAACAGGTGCCTTGGGGAAACGAGAAATGACACTGGCTTCCCCATCTAAAGAAAAACTAAAGCAGTTTAAACGGGTAGATGAGAAAAGGCTGAAGAACCGATATCTGAATAATGACTTTTGA
- a CDS encoding DUF4097 family beta strand repeat-containing protein, with amino-acid sequence MKTSSWEIIIAGFIFVGVAIYLIEQNSDAPVSNETAAADSIRINLNGNDIRVFELKSLQNLENLKNLENLENLKNLRNLENLKNLTNFLPAEVRTEFEAEIDEVMQEFEQESVNVVVNTEKGTVSVDKIVPASSGNWTAVSPGVFAYAKEFDATTLQETRLELPFGSIDVIGSSGPKAEFTVKASGQISTKADLQSKINTSTNITADRAFFKITPQTGQSKNLNIQLQATLSIPENIRVHMLTNAGHISSEDIHGEQNYKTLGGHITLKNISGKISAETGGGHISISDSEGHLVLNSKGGSIHTQNSTGRLIMKTAGGNLQAYDFGGSVDASTNGGNIELRFLKLDGNSSATTGAGTITLWTPKSENASFNLAGSSIEIDSELDFQGTTSSGSAQGTIGNGATSITAKTNYGKVILHAKN; translated from the coding sequence ATGAAAACATCATCTTGGGAAATAATCATTGCAGGTTTCATTTTTGTGGGCGTTGCTATATACCTCATAGAACAAAACTCGGATGCCCCTGTATCCAATGAAACTGCTGCTGCCGACAGCATCCGAATAAACCTGAATGGGAATGACATTCGGGTGTTCGAACTGAAAAGCCTGCAAAATCTTGAGAATCTTAAAAACCTGGAGAATCTCGAAAATCTCAAGAACCTGCGTAATCTTGAGAACCTCAAAAACCTTACTAATTTTTTACCTGCTGAAGTCAGGACTGAATTTGAAGCTGAAATTGATGAAGTAATGCAGGAGTTTGAACAAGAGAGTGTGAACGTAGTTGTCAATACTGAAAAAGGCACCGTTTCTGTTGACAAAATCGTACCGGCCTCTTCGGGAAACTGGACAGCCGTTTCCCCCGGTGTGTTTGCTTATGCAAAAGAATTTGATGCAACAACTCTACAAGAAACCCGGCTGGAATTACCTTTTGGTTCTATTGATGTAATCGGAAGTTCAGGCCCCAAAGCCGAGTTTACTGTAAAGGCATCCGGCCAAATTTCAACAAAAGCAGATCTTCAATCAAAAATTAACACTTCTACAAATATTACAGCCGATCGGGCATTTTTTAAAATAACCCCTCAAACTGGCCAATCAAAAAACCTAAATATTCAGTTACAGGCTACCCTTTCAATACCTGAAAATATACGTGTGCATATGCTTACGAACGCCGGTCATATCTCATCAGAAGATATCCACGGGGAACAAAATTATAAAACACTTGGCGGACATATAACTTTGAAGAATATTTCAGGGAAAATCAGTGCAGAAACCGGGGGTGGGCATATATCCATTTCTGATTCTGAAGGGCATCTGGTTTTAAACTCTAAGGGAGGCAGTATTCACACACAAAACTCCACCGGCAGATTAATCATGAAAACAGCCGGGGGAAATCTTCAGGCTTATGATTTTGGCGGTTCTGTTGATGCCTCTACCAACGGCGGAAATATTGAATTGCGCTTTCTAAAACTTGACGGAAATTCTTCTGCAACAACAGGAGCAGGCACGATTACCCTTTGGACACCCAAATCCGAAAATGCGTCCTTTAATTTAGCCGGGAGCTCAATAGAAATTGATTCTGAACTTGATTTCCAGGGTACCACCTCATCCGGAAGCGCTCAGGGAACCATTGGAAACGGAGCAACTTCCATTACTGCCAAAACGAATTACGGTAAGGTAATTCTGCATGCTAAAAATTAA
- a CDS encoding DUF4405 domain-containing protein: protein MRKNTQNIVIDATLFLCLLVLLFTGVIMYVLLPPGSGEKAFISLSRHDWGDIHFWTAVIFTLILVIHLVLHSAWIVNSYNLFKKKKRT from the coding sequence ATGAGAAAGAATACCCAAAATATAGTGATTGATGCTACACTATTTCTATGCCTGTTAGTGCTGTTATTCACAGGAGTCATTATGTATGTGTTACTGCCGCCGGGCAGTGGTGAAAAAGCTTTTATTAGCTTATCACGACATGATTGGGGAGATATTCACTTTTGGACAGCGGTAATATTTACGCTGATTCTTGTCATACATTTGGTACTGCATTCAGCATGGATCGTGAACAGTTACAATCTTTTTAAGAAAAAAAAGCGAACTTAA